In Strix uralensis isolate ZFMK-TIS-50842 chromosome 18, bStrUra1, whole genome shotgun sequence, one DNA window encodes the following:
- the RPS21 gene encoding small ribosomal subunit protein eS21, giving the protein MQNDAGEFVDLYVPRKCSASNRIIGAKDHASIQINISEVDKVTGRVNGQFKTYAICGAIRRMGESDDSILRLAKNDGIVSKNF; this is encoded by the exons ATGCAGAACGACGCTGGGGAGTTTGTGGACCTCTACGTCCCTCGGAAATG CTCTGCCAGCAACCGAATAATTGGTGCTAAGGATCATGCTTCTATTCAGATAAATATTTCTGAG GTTGACAAGGTAACAGGCAGAGTAAATGGCCAGTTCAAAACATATGCCATTTGTGGAGCAATTCGTAGAATG ggtgaaTCAGATGACTCCATTCTGCGTCTGGCAAAAAATGATGGAATTGTTTCCAA gAACTTCTAA